In Haloarchaeobius amylolyticus, the genomic window GGGTCGACTCCTTCAAGTTCTACCCGTCCCTTGTCGTCTGTAACACCGAACAACGCGCACTCCTGATTCGTAACACTGACCGCAACACCCGATATAGGCATTTTGTCACTGTCAGTCACGATACACACAACAGTGTCCTCATTGGACCTTGTAGTAGACGCGACGAACTCGACATCCTCCCGCTGGAGTCGAGGTGACTGCTCAAGTTCGAGATGTTCGGGAGCGCCTGCCACGGTGAGCTTTCGGCTCACCGGTTCGAAATCAGGGTGTGTGGCGCGGAGCATCGCCTCGCCAGCCCCGCGAAGTGTGACCTCCCATTCGTTCGGGCCAGTCTCGAATACCGTTGCATCTTGGTCGTCGACCGTCTCGATAGCGAGCTGTGCCGACTCCAGCGGTGCCCCAGCACTCGTCACAACTGACACAGACGTCGTCGATAGTGGCCGAGCTTCGTTGGACGCTACCTCGTCGTATTCCCTCTTGCTCTCGAACCAACTGTACTCGCTCCACTCTCCGAGCACGGATGCCGGCGTGAGGTCGTCCGATTCATTGATGACGTCGAGAAGGCCTTTCAAGTGCGTCGTCTCCAGTTCGTCACTTGGCCAGTCGTATGTTCCCTCATCGATTAGTGTCTCGATGGCATCGAGACCCTTGTGCAGGAGGCGCGACACACCCTCCGAGTCCATGTCGCTCGTTGTCGCGAAACCAGGGAGGTTTTTGAACCGTCCGCCGAGGGCGCAGAATTCGCCTGCGTCCTCGATCAGTTGGCGGCCATCTTGCGCGGGTACCGCAGCGTCTCCATCCGGGACACCGACGACGTTGTAGAAGCGTGCGTGTTTTTCTTCCGACGGATTCCGGAGTACGCGCCCAATACGCTGTACGAGCTGCGCGTTCACACCACCGGTCGCCATGTTCACCGCGACGTTCGCTGCCGGGATATCGACGCCCTCACCGAGGAGGTCTCCCGTCCCGACAACGACGCCACCGTCCTCTGACTCGTCAAACGCATCTAACTGGTCTCGAAGTGCTTCTCTAGACTGGTCACTGGTCGCTGCTTGCACCCTTGTGGACATACGCTCGGCAAGTAAGTCTGTAAGCACCTCGACCTGCGCGTTGCTGTCCACGAGCACCAGCACGTGATCGTTCCGGTGCTCTGCAACCACCTCCACAATACCGTCGAGAGATGGCGCCAGATGCCACCGCTTCATTCGCCGCGAGAACAGCGCCGTCGACAGATCTCTGAACGCGTCATCATCGCGCTTCAACGCTTTACCCTCAGTCGTGTGCGTGAACGTCCGTATGTCATCGAACGTTCGCAACCGGCGTTCCGTTGAAATTTCGCCCGACTCGATTCGGTCCCTGAACGCTTCGAACGACTCGGTGACCGACCTGGAGAGCTCGACGAATTCATCGTCCCTCTCGTACGGCGCGTACCGGATCTCCCAGTCGAACGCCGGGATTACGCCGTCGCGTTGAGCTTCAGCAATCCCGTATCGCTTGATTTCCGGCCCTACGCTTTCTCGGAGTCGGTCTTGAAGCGCCTCGCTATCAGTCCCCGCATCGTCGACCGAGCCAGAGAGTGCGAGAATATCCGCGTCAAACGCCTCCAGCAGCGACCCCCACTCGCTCGCAGTTGCGTAGTGGTGCGCTTCGTCTAAAATAACGAGGTCGTAATCGTAGTCCGACTGGTTGATCAAGCGTTGTGGCGTCCGGAAATGAACCTCCCCCCACGTCAACTCGATCTCGGCGGCGCCCCGCGTCCGATCCTGTGGGATATTCAGGTGGTTGTCGAACTCTCGCCGCCACTGCTCAAGGATAAGGTCGCTATGCGCGACTATCAAAACCGTGTCAGTCCCCTGTTGATCACGTTGCCCTTCTACGTCGTCGATTGGATGCAGGTGGCCGTAGCGAAGCGCAATCGCAGCGAGTCCCAACACCGTCTTTCCTGTTGCCGTCGCCATGTCTGCATACCCGCGATACCCGGCCTTCTGCCATGCCCGGAGCGCTTCGAGTTGATGATGCCACAACGGCGTCATCATCTGGGGTTCGTCGAGACGTGCCAGCAAACCCTCTTGGACGCTCTCCTCGAACTCGTCGACGAGCGTCTCTGCATGGCGTGCAACAGAATCATCGGAGAACAACTCCATCACAAGGTCTGCTGTCGTTCCAATCTCGGTCTGCGAATGTGTCGAAAAATCCACGCCAGTCTCCTGTGTGAGTAGCTTCTCCAGTACCGCCTCGATCGCGTTCTGCACATTCTCTAGACCCGTGTCTGCCTGCTCGATCTCGTACTGGAGCTTGTTCAACTCGAACACGACCGTTCCCAACCCTCGTTCATCGATCGAGTTGTTCAGCACCGACTCGATATCACCGTGAGTCCCGGATGCGGCGACCATCCCCTCCTCGTAGAACGGGCCGATCTCCCGAGCGAAGTTGAACCGATCTAGGCCGGTTGAACCGATACCGATATTTTCGTCGATATCAACGGCGATGTCGTCGATGAATGACGGCCACTGACTCGTTGGATAACGCGATAGAAACGACTCATGGAACTGTTCTCCAGGTGAATGGGCGTTCCCTGTTCGGCTATCGACAATATCGTCGATGTTGTGTCCCACCTTCAAATCCCTCGTTTTACGATATTATATCGTAGTAGTGGTCGGACGCTTGAACGTTCTGGGCGAATTCTTCCGAACCCGGCAAAGCCTGCTGATTACTGAATCGATTCGTCGAAGTTGACCCGAACGACACCGAGTTTTTTCTGTCCAACAGTCCTCTTCCGTAGTACAATCTCAATATTGAACTCTCACGCTACGGTTCCACCGGACCTTTGTATTTTGACCGGATCTTATCACCGTCTCGCCATTGCCAGTAATAGTACCGATTGTCGTTGATTTCCTTGACCACGGTACTCGCTTTACCCGGTACACCGTCAGGACGGTCGTCGTCAATCCTCGCCTGCTCCACATCTTCTGCAGCTTCAATAGTGGCCCCTGCGGTTGATTCTTTCCAGTCCGCTAAGCGTGCCGCATACTCGGAAAGAGACCGGAGGTTGCTTGCATTCTGGCGGTTGAGTCCGTCGATAACGTACTGTGCCACCCCAGCAGGTGGGGTCGGTCTATCCTCGTCACTCATGTTAACCTACAATTGGCTGGACTGGTGCATAAATGTTGGTTAAGCGAGTACAGACACCATTCAACGTACCCGGTGAAGTCTAAAGGGAAACGTGCTAAGACCAGATTTTACTGCGGACAGAGTGGTGTTCGGGGCTCTGAATTGTCTTATTATTCGTAACTCTCCCCACGTAGATACTCATCCATTGTAGACTTAACCTACAATTTTTCAATCCCACCGGGATTGTTGGTTAACTACAGTCTCAATAACTCGTCGTCCATCTCTAACAGTCATCGTCCGATGATACAGAACCTCGGCAGTAGAACAGTTAAATCGCCGATTTACTCCGGACATTGTGGGGTTGTCTGTGGGATACTCAATTGTTTCTGTACATCTCGATTACATCGAATCGATACGAATCACTCGTCAACATGTCAGGACAGAGTCTCGGGATCCAAAAGTCAGAATAGAATTTGTAGACAATAGGTTGATATCCCTGAGGGTTGTTATCGAGACCGACTACGGGAGCGTGCTTGGATCGAACGATTGTGTCGCGATGCGAATCGTATCTCATCGGATAGGTCAATCGATATCGAGAAGTTCAGAACACGGATCGGGGCCAGCGAACTGGCGGTTCCAGACGAGCTAATTGAACGAGTAGAAGACGAGAGGGAGTACGTCGCGAACCGCACTCTAGAGACAGCGCAATCCTTTCTCCACGATTCGCCAGACCTCCCCGGTTTCTGTGAGCTGTACTGGAACGCCTGACCTCGCTGTCGAGATAGATGCTACACCACGGTGTCCGCTGTTGTTGGTCCTCCGAAGAACAGCGGACATTATGGTGTTGTCCGAGACGAGTGAATGGATATATGCCACGAATTAGTCCTTCTATCCTAGATTTACAGCGGACATAGTGGTGTCAGACGCTGGGCGGTCACCCGGGGTACTCCTAGACACAAATACACTCAAATTCCGAGGACTCAGCACGTGGTCGAGTATCATCAACAATGAGCTCGGAGTGGGAAGGGCCACGAAGGGACACACCACTATGTCCGCAGTTCTCTTCGTCATAGTCAGCAAGAACTGCGGACACGGTGGTGTGGTGGTGTGGGGCAGCCCAAATAACAGCGGACATTGTGGTGTCGGTTGAAGCCAATGTGTTCGAATAGACGCGTCCTATGGAGTGCAACGTGGATCGAAGGAAAGGACAGTGGATTTAGACTCTCCCCCCACTATGTCCGCTGTTATTCAGGAGAAGTCGTAGGGTGGGTTTCTCGTAGGATAGATCAGAGCTCCTGGAAGGACGGATACTATCGTATCCAACCTTCCTTTAGGTCTCCTACGGACTAGTTCAAAGTATTACTAAATAAAACTTTCTATAGGAAATGTGATTTCAAAGTTAGCCCTCTCCCTTCGTGAGACTAGAACAGCGGACAGAGTGGGGTGGGTGTGTCCCGGGATATACTTAAGTTATCGGGAACAGCGGAAACAGCGGACACTCCGGACACGGTGGTTTTATCGTCATCGCGTCACACTGGCAACCTATCGATGGCGCTGTTCGAGCGGGACACAAACATCTACGACGACCGAGACGCGCTCCGAGAGGATTACCAGCCCGAGGAGTTGGTCGGCCGGAGCGAGGAGTTACAGACGTATCAGGCAGCCCTCCAGCCCGTGATTAACGGTGAACAGCCCGACAACATCTTCCTCTACGGGAAAACGGGTGTCGGGAAAACGGCTGCAACGCGGTATCTACTCAGTCATCTCACCGAGGACGCGGCCCAGTACGAGGATCTTGAACTCACCGTGGCCATGCTCAATTGCGATGGCCTGACGTCCAGTTACCAGGTGGCGACGCGGCTCGTTAACGAGTTCCGGGACGAGACGAACCAGATCAGCACAACCGGATATCCCAGGGCGAGTGTCTACGAGATGCTCTGGAACGAATTGGAAGACAATGGTGGCACCATCGTCATCGTCCTCGACGAAGTCGACCATCTTCAGGACGACTCGATTCTCTACCAGCTCCCACGTGCTCGTGCCAACGGGAACCTATCCGAGGCTAAAATCGGAATTATCGGTATCTCCAACGACTTCTCGTTCCGGGAGGAACTCTCACCAAAAGTCAGGTCGAGCCTCTGTGAGCAAGAGATCCACTTCCCCGCCTACAACGCTGACGACCTCCGAGAGATCCTCGAGCAGCGAGCGACCGTCGCGTTCCACGATGGCGTTCTAGACGACGGAGTCATTCCGCTTTGCGCCGCTTACGGGGCGAAGGACGCGGGGGACGCCAGACAATCGCTCGACCTGTTAATGAGCGCAGGTGACCTCGCGCGCAAGGAAGAGTCTGAATCCGTCACCACAGATCACGTTGAGGACGGACGGGACGAACTCGAACGCGGTCGGATCCAGGAAGGCATCTCTGGGCTCACCGAACACGGCCATCTGGTCCTGTATGCACTAGTGACGCTTGACCTCGAAGGAGAAACTCCGGTCCGCTCACGAGATGTCCGTCCCCGGTACACGCGGTTCGCAGAGCTCGCGAACAGAGAGCCACTTGTCTCTCGCCGTATGCGTGACCACCTGAGCGAGCTCACGATGCTTGGCATCGTCGGAGTCACGGAACGAAACGAGGGCCGCCGGGGTGGAACCTACCGTGAATACTCACTTGATCTCCAGCCATCGCTCGTTCTCTCCGCGCTTGAAGATACTCTCGAGTTGGTTGGCATCCACGATTCGGTTCTTGATGTTGTTGAGGACGGCAAATCAGACGCAGTTGAGGCAACCCTCGACGACTACTAGGTGCGGTAATCAGTTCTCTCCTCAGAATCATCGTATTGTCCCTCAGGGCACGTCCTATCGAACACCACTCTGTCCGGAGTAACACTTGCTTTTGCGAGGTATATCTACCAAAATTCAGCTTTGATAGAATCCCTCACCACTCGTGCGACTGGCGGTTCCGCCACCCTTGGTATCACCGATTCAGACGATGGACTATCATACAGAAGTCGAAATGGCTCGTTCGCCTCTCACGAATTCCCCCACCGTGTGCGATTCGTATTTGCCATGCAAGCAGATTGTGCTATCCTGTCCACATTCCACCAAATGGAGGGGATAACCATGATCCGAACAGACTTACCCCACCCCGTGTGCGAAATGAATGAATTTACAAGCTACGCTATAGCTCAGCCCAGTGTTCTCCAGAGGGGAACCTCGAATTCGAATCTTCCGATTCGTACTTTTCTGCCTGTTGGGGCCTTCTATACTGGATAATTCAGATATCATGGAGAAGCCCCTCCCCGTGTGCGAAATGAAATCCCTAAATAATTTCGCTATATTTTTGATGGAAAACTAGGTCGAAGTGGGTCAGACACACCGTGTGCGAAATGAATCGTGATTGTAAACGAGTTAGGACCACGATTCGTCTACGACGAACACACACCGTGTGCGAAATGAATTCGTTAGCAAAGAACGCCGGCTTCAGTCGGCGAAGAAGTCCTCGACTTGGGCATTGACGACAGACCGAATCAGTTCCTCGTCTTCTTCGAACTCTTCGAGACGGACGTCTGTCTGGAGCGTCTCCACTACGACTTCTGGATCGTCAACGAAGGTGTACTCCTTGTGAACCCCACTTCCGTATCCACGACCCCGTTTCTCCGAGGTGACGAAGTTGTACGTCTCCGCCTCGCTCATGTAACGGAGGTAGGAGTCCCGTGATTTCGCATCAGCGTCAATCAGGTCGGTTATGTACTGATATACCTGATACGCCACGGTATTGGGGACAGCATCGAGATTACGCGATGAATATACCGAAACTATCGCAGTCGCGTACAGGGAGAGTTTCTTCTGGGTTGATAGTCCCTGCATTTGGGTCAGTGTCCGATCTCGCTCGGCCTCTTTCTGTGCGTTTCGCACGTGCTTTTCTCGAACTGTTTGCCCACCTCGTCGATCAGCGATTTCACCCGCTTTCCGGAACAGGTCAATCGCCTTCCGTGCGTCACCGTGGTCCTGCGCCGCGAACGCAGAACTCAGTGGAATAATCCCGTCCTCGAGGACACCTTCCTGGTATGCGTCTTTCCGGCGTTCCAGAATCGACTGGAGTTGGTTGGCATCATAATCAGAGAACACGATATCTTGCGGGTTGAACGAACTTTCTGCTCTCCCATCGAGGTCCTCCATGAACCGGGGGTCGTTGGTTAAGGCTGCAACCGAGACATGTCCCTCAATTCGTCCAAGCTGTGATGCTCGCGAGAGCTGGTACAGCAATTTCGAGTAAGCTGGCTCGTCGTTAGGGTTTCGCTGGCGCCCAACGAGTAAGTCGACCTCGTCGAGAATGATGATGACTGAGTCGAAATGCTCGCTCAAAATCTCGAAGAGTCGATGCAACTTCTGGTCAGTAGAGATACCACTTTGCGGGACATTGGGAGATACTCCCGCTGTCGCTGCCGCGCTCTCAACGAGTCGGTATACAGCACGGTCGTGAGATTTTATCGTCTGGCAGTTGATCTGGATCACCCCAAAGCGATCGCCCTGTGCTTCTGCTAACTCGGCGACCTGCTGGCACACCGCATTGATTATCAGCGACTTGCCCGTTCCTGACGGGCCATATAGAAGCATGTTGGGTGGTCGATTCCCCTGAAGTGCTGGTCGAAGATACGTGATGATGTCATCCAGCTGTTGATCACGTCCGACGATGCGATCCTCGTCGATGACGGCGTCAGGATCCAGCAATCCCTTCTCTCGGAATACGGAATTCTGTGCCCCATCTTGAAGGCGACTTTTTATCGATTGTGAGAGGGATTGCTGTTCGTCACCGTCAGCCATGATACCCGAATACATCTCGTTCCATAAATAGGTGAGGGATACCGCGTGCGAGATTAAATCGATAGAATTCGAATGATAGAACAGTTCTATTCTTCGCTGTCCCAGTGTGGCACCCAGACCGTGAGCAAAATCAAATCCATCCAGCCCCTCCCCGTGTGCGAAATGAATTACATTGTTTGTCCACAGACTCAAGTGGAGGAGACACTTCTGCTTACCAGATTGAACCCGTAAGAGTGTATGTAGACTCTCCCTGGGTCGACGGGGATACGAAACTCAACGGTCATTCAGACTCGAAGTGATCGGTTCAGTCGCGGCTGTCGACACCTTCGGATATTTTTCTCTCGCGTCTGTTTGAGTTGAGAGTGAATAAGATAACTCGGAGCCGTCCTCTTTGGGAGTGTCTGAACCCCCACCCACCGTGTGCGAAATGAAATTCACGAAGAGGAGTGTAAGCGGTTGACCGTTGTTTAATCGAACTGCATTGCGAGATTGGCTTAGACCATCACTGACGGGTGCTCAGGTTCTCTTTCAACTCTGATAGTGTCGATCAAAAACTTCGCCCTTTCACCACTAGTTCAAGAGCTCATACTCTAGTGCGGTTCTGGTTAAGAGCATAGAAATATAAAGGTTCGTGTTTTATTAGTTCAACTTACTTTATCGATGTATCCGTCTTTCTAATCGTGATTCTCTTCATTTCACCTGTCTCTATCGTCAATTCGTGAGGATCGGTTACCCACCTTCGGCCCCGTTTCATTTCGCACACGGTGGGTGGGTGTTCGAACTCTCGACCAATTCATCGGCAGATCCTTTGTTAACCTACAACTTCGTGTTCCCTCGACGTGTGTTGGTTAACATCCCCCCGAACTGGCCGATGTTAGGAGATGTATGGTCTCTCTTCGAGTTGAAGCATCTAGTGAAATTATGTAAGACCACATCGAAACGTGTGCTACCGTCAAATGACAAACGTCCCAGATTCGCTTGAGCTACTCTTTACTGGACGGCTCCAGCGATCAGATGACACTTACCTAATCGAGGTTCCAGAAACTGAGGTCGACTACGGCTCACTGGTAGTCGGTAACAGGTATCGTGTAGCTCTCATTGAACACACCAGCAATTCTCCCGTTGAGAAAGAGAATACGTCCCCTGACTCTCGGGAACAGTACGGGAACCACACCCGACAGACGGGACCACCTGTTAGTGAAGGAGAAGTTCGCGAGGTGACCATCGAGACGACTGGCCAACAAGGGGACGGCATTGCAAAGGTCGAACGGGGTTTTGTTGTAATCGTTCCTGACGCACGCCCCGGAGACGAACCAGTCGTCATGATCGAAAAAGTCCGGGAGAACGTTGCGTTCGCGAGCGTTCAACGCTAGTGAAATCGAAGCCTTCAGTCGCTAACAATACAATTAGAACGGTTGCAATGGGTGTTTGTAACGATGACTTGTAACGATTACTTGTAGAGCGTTTTCTCTTCCAAGCAGGCTCTTGATTAGCAACTGGCAGTTCGTCCAGCTAAAGGATGGACTTCGACGTGGTTCAACTACTCGTCATCGAGCGCATAGCCCATCTTGAGGAGTTCTTCGAGGACATCATCACGATTTCGAAGAGCAGCACGATAGACCGCCTCCCGAACGTCAAACTTTGGCACGTCTCGACCGAGCTTCGACTCGAGTTCCATGAGAAGATCTCTCTCACCCTCGGCGACATCGTCGTGGACGAAGAACGTCAGCCGTTCGTCGCGCTCGAACTGGACGGACTTGTCCTGGACTGCCCGGCGAACGATGTAGGGCTGGGACTGCGACCCCGACTGGGATGTACTTGAAGCCGACGAGGGGTCGGAGTCGGGACTCGACATCGACGATTCAACCTCAGTTGCGGACGGACTCGAATTCGATTCGGCCGTCTCTGTCGGGTCGGGAGTAGACTCCGGCTCACCGGTGGCCTCGTTCTCTGGTTCTTCCTCCTCATCTTCGGATTCGTCACCCCACAGGTCGTCCCCGGCGCCTGATTTCAGACCCGTCATGGCTTGACCTCCAGGTCATCTTGTTCGAGGTTTCCGGGTTCTGGTTGGTTCGGTGCCTCGAGGCCACCTTGCTGCTCGAGGTTGCGAGCCAGTTCGTCGAACTTCGTCAGGGTATCGAGTTCATACTCTCGCTGGCGGTCGCGATGTTCGCGCACGTACGTGAAGGCACTACACTTCTGCCGCCAGCATCCTTCTAGAAGAGACGTGCGGTCGCGGAAGATGACTGGGACCTCGAAGCCTTGCTCTCTGACCTCAGCGATGATCTCGTCTTGGTCTTTGGTCCCCTTGAACCGGTTCGGGACTGCAGCAAGGACACCGATGTTGATCTCCAGCTGGTCTTCGAGGTTCGTCACAAGGTCGTCGAGACCACTGACTGAAGCCTGTCCTTTCCCGGATGGTTCGACTGGGATGACGAGGTTCCGGGTCGCGTCGAGTGCATTGTAGAGATGCGGTCCGGAACTTGCTGGCGGGTCGACGATGAGCACGTCGTAGTGCTTGTGGACCTCGGCCTCACGGAGTACCCGCTGGAGTTGCGTCCACATTGGGAAGGACTCGCCGAAGTCACTCCTCGCCTCTTGCTCCTTACGGAGCGCTTCTCCGAGGTCTTCCAGTCGATTGTGTTCCGGGATGATGTCGACACCGTGTTCGACAGACTTGATCAGGTCCTGGAAGTCGCCTTTCCCTCGCCCAACAAGATGGTGGACAAGCGTGTCGACCTCACTGTTGGAGCGGTCGTGGTCGACGTCGAAGAGGTAGCTCAGGTCGCCATCCTGAGGGTCGAGCGGAATCGCCAGCACGTCCAGTCCTGCCCGAGCGTGGGCGACCGCCAGATTCGCTGTGAGTGTCGTCTTTCCAACGCCACCAGCCTCGCTGTACACCGCGTATGAGAGCATATACTGGTGTCATTGTAGACTTCCATTATAAGTTTTAGTCAGACGAAGCAACTGCACCACACGTTTGAATGCTGCATTTGAAACATACAATTGTAGCAACTGTTTGTAACGGGCGTTTGTAGTAAGTGGGTGTTCTCAGTATTTGATTTCCTTGATTGGCTCAAATACCTGTTCCTAGTACCTAAGATGGTCGAATAACAGAACCAAGTGTTTGAAACATACACTTGTAACAAGCATTTGTAGCGGATCCGATCCGACTTCAATCAGTATTGTCGTGGGTCTTGTAGGCACTGGCTATGCATTTGTAATGGGTGCTTGTAACAACCAGTTGTAACGAACCTACTACAGTTTGGAAAAGTGCCGACCCCGATTTCGAATGAATGGATCTCTCTGTTTGCAACAAGTAGTTGTAGCAACTAATTGTAGCAACGGC contains:
- a CDS encoding DEAD/DEAH box helicase, with the protein product MGHNIDDIVDSRTGNAHSPGEQFHESFLSRYPTSQWPSFIDDIAVDIDENIGIGSTGLDRFNFAREIGPFYEEGMVAASGTHGDIESVLNNSIDERGLGTVVFELNKLQYEIEQADTGLENVQNAIEAVLEKLLTQETGVDFSTHSQTEIGTTADLVMELFSDDSVARHAETLVDEFEESVQEGLLARLDEPQMMTPLWHHQLEALRAWQKAGYRGYADMATATGKTVLGLAAIALRYGHLHPIDDVEGQRDQQGTDTVLIVAHSDLILEQWRREFDNHLNIPQDRTRGAAEIELTWGEVHFRTPQRLINQSDYDYDLVILDEAHHYATASEWGSLLEAFDADILALSGSVDDAGTDSEALQDRLRESVGPEIKRYGIAEAQRDGVIPAFDWEIRYAPYERDDEFVELSRSVTESFEAFRDRIESGEISTERRLRTFDDIRTFTHTTEGKALKRDDDAFRDLSTALFSRRMKRWHLAPSLDGIVEVVAEHRNDHVLVLVDSNAQVEVLTDLLAERMSTRVQAATSDQSREALRDQLDAFDESEDGGVVVGTGDLLGEGVDIPAANVAVNMATGGVNAQLVQRIGRVLRNPSEEKHARFYNVVGVPDGDAAVPAQDGRQLIEDAGEFCALGGRFKNLPGFATTSDMDSEGVSRLLHKGLDAIETLIDEGTYDWPSDELETTHLKGLLDVINESDDLTPASVLGEWSEYSWFESKREYDEVASNEARPLSTTSVSVVTSAGAPLESAQLAIETVDDQDATVFETGPNEWEVTLRGAGEAMLRATHPDFEPVSRKLTVAGAPEHLELEQSPRLQREDVEFVASTTRSNEDTVVCIVTDSDKMPISGVAVSVTNQECALFGVTDDKGRVELEGVDPNSEAMVSAHHPDFDVKTMSIFTPTNATVAVRLHDR
- a CDS encoding orc1/cdc6 family replication initiation protein, whose protein sequence is MALFERDTNIYDDRDALREDYQPEELVGRSEELQTYQAALQPVINGEQPDNIFLYGKTGVGKTAATRYLLSHLTEDAAQYEDLELTVAMLNCDGLTSSYQVATRLVNEFRDETNQISTTGYPRASVYEMLWNELEDNGGTIVIVLDEVDHLQDDSILYQLPRARANGNLSEAKIGIIGISNDFSFREELSPKVRSSLCEQEIHFPAYNADDLREILEQRATVAFHDGVLDDGVIPLCAAYGAKDAGDARQSLDLLMSAGDLARKEESESVTTDHVEDGRDELERGRIQEGISGLTEHGHLVLYALVTLDLEGETPVRSRDVRPRYTRFAELANREPLVSRRMRDHLSELTMLGIVGVTERNEGRRGGTYREYSLDLQPSLVLSALEDTLELVGIHDSVLDVVEDGKSDAVEATLDDY
- a CDS encoding orc1/cdc6 family replication initiation protein, producing MADGDEQQSLSQSIKSRLQDGAQNSVFREKGLLDPDAVIDEDRIVGRDQQLDDIITYLRPALQGNRPPNMLLYGPSGTGKSLIINAVCQQVAELAEAQGDRFGVIQINCQTIKSHDRAVYRLVESAAATAGVSPNVPQSGISTDQKLHRLFEILSEHFDSVIIILDEVDLLVGRQRNPNDEPAYSKLLYQLSRASQLGRIEGHVSVAALTNDPRFMEDLDGRAESSFNPQDIVFSDYDANQLQSILERRKDAYQEGVLEDGIIPLSSAFAAQDHGDARKAIDLFRKAGEIADRRGGQTVREKHVRNAQKEAERDRTLTQMQGLSTQKKLSLYATAIVSVYSSRNLDAVPNTVAYQVYQYITDLIDADAKSRDSYLRYMSEAETYNFVTSEKRGRGYGSGVHKEYTFVDDPEVVVETLQTDVRLEEFEEDEELIRSVVNAQVEDFFAD
- a CDS encoding TRAM domain-containing protein, translating into MTNVPDSLELLFTGRLQRSDDTYLIEVPETEVDYGSLVVGNRYRVALIEHTSNSPVEKENTSPDSREQYGNHTRQTGPPVSEGEVREVTIETTGQQGDGIAKVERGFVVIVPDARPGDEPVVMIEKVRENVAFASVQR
- a CDS encoding ParA family protein, with amino-acid sequence MLSYAVYSEAGGVGKTTLTANLAVAHARAGLDVLAIPLDPQDGDLSYLFDVDHDRSNSEVDTLVHHLVGRGKGDFQDLIKSVEHGVDIIPEHNRLEDLGEALRKEQEARSDFGESFPMWTQLQRVLREAEVHKHYDVLIVDPPASSGPHLYNALDATRNLVIPVEPSGKGQASVSGLDDLVTNLEDQLEINIGVLAAVPNRFKGTKDQDEIIAEVREQGFEVPVIFRDRTSLLEGCWRQKCSAFTYVREHRDRQREYELDTLTKFDELARNLEQQGGLEAPNQPEPGNLEQDDLEVKP